One Sanguibacter sp. HDW7 DNA window includes the following coding sequences:
- a CDS encoding DUF58 domain-containing protein, producing the protein MTARPVTRTVRLTNRGTGLLLAGVVLALAGFVSALTPVTVLGLLLCVPVAVTTIMLVVLQPSGRFTVSRTLRPVPAHVGDEVSVSTLIAPRHLSPWTSDLLHGFALAEEVPPSLRSGSPLRAIVRARYEDVHLEYALHPAVRGRWPLGPLEITRVGPLGLCRATSTLGDPSLVPVRPRLLPMTASTALAQAGISPMQAGANEPSDEDSSLRRYVPGDDLRRVHWKSAARHRELHVRVDEGASLTPATVVIDLPVARRTAHDPVLERIVSVGATLAIHLVETGHAVRLVAVGDAGPASGTAGNRVVSTDDAARARILDPTIDLTPMPVGATRTTSRSTRLTEVVAARRGAEQLVVVLGGDGEAIDIELAAYGDEATSSASRIAVVVTRAHGDNPVASLLRDRGWRTVVLTDDDLDDAWQQLTGVRA; encoded by the coding sequence ACCCGCACCGTCCGGCTCACCAACCGTGGGACCGGGCTGCTGCTCGCCGGGGTCGTCCTCGCACTGGCCGGCTTCGTCTCGGCCCTCACACCCGTCACCGTCCTCGGGCTGCTCCTGTGCGTACCGGTCGCCGTCACGACGATCATGCTCGTCGTGCTGCAACCCTCGGGCCGGTTCACCGTGAGCCGCACGTTGCGCCCCGTCCCGGCGCACGTCGGCGACGAGGTCAGCGTCTCGACGCTCATCGCACCCCGGCACCTCAGCCCGTGGACCTCCGACCTCCTCCACGGCTTCGCGCTCGCCGAGGAGGTGCCACCGAGCCTGCGCTCCGGCAGCCCGCTGCGAGCGATCGTCCGCGCCCGCTACGAGGACGTCCACCTCGAGTACGCGCTGCACCCAGCCGTCCGGGGCCGGTGGCCGCTCGGCCCGCTCGAGATCACCCGGGTCGGCCCGCTCGGGCTCTGCCGCGCGACCTCGACCCTCGGCGACCCGTCCCTCGTCCCCGTCCGTCCCCGTCTGCTGCCCATGACGGCAAGCACTGCGCTCGCCCAGGCCGGCATCTCCCCCATGCAGGCCGGCGCGAACGAGCCGAGCGACGAGGACTCGTCGCTGCGCCGCTACGTCCCCGGCGACGACCTGCGCCGAGTGCACTGGAAGAGCGCCGCACGCCACCGAGAGCTCCACGTCCGCGTCGACGAGGGCGCGAGCCTCACCCCCGCGACCGTCGTCATCGACCTCCCGGTCGCGCGCCGCACCGCCCACGACCCCGTCCTCGAGCGGATCGTCTCCGTCGGCGCGACGCTCGCGATCCACCTCGTCGAGACCGGGCACGCCGTCCGCCTCGTCGCCGTCGGTGACGCCGGGCCCGCCTCGGGGACCGCAGGCAACCGCGTCGTCTCGACCGACGACGCCGCCCGGGCCCGCATCCTCGACCCGACGATCGACCTCACCCCCATGCCGGTCGGTGCCACCCGCACGACGTCGCGCTCCACCCGACTCACCGAGGTCGTCGCCGCCCGGCGCGGCGCCGAACAGCTCGTCGTCGTCCTCGGCGGCGACGGCGAGGCCATCGACATCGAGCTCGCCGCGTACGGGGACGAGGCCACGTCGTCCGCGAGCCGCATCGCCGTCGTCGTCACGCGCGCCCACGGCGACAACCCCGTCGCGAGCCTGCTCCGCGACCGCGGGTGGCGCACCGTCGTCCTCACCGACGACGATCTTGACGACGCCTGGCAGCAGCTCACCGGGGTCCGCGCATGA